Below is a genomic region from Paludicola sp. MB14-C6.
GTTGACTAAGAAAAGTAGATTTAACATTATGCAAACTAGAGAATGGTCGTAATTGTTTCCGAATAGGTACAATAGCTGGAAGCGACTTTTGTATAGATTAGATTGAAGTTCCCTTACGAGTGGTGTTGCTGAACGTTTCAAAGTAGGCAACAACGGATTTGCCCACGTTAATAAGGCAGTAAGAGTGTTTGCTCGATGCAAGAATTAAGGGTGGTACCGCGGAATACAACTTCGTCCCTTGGCTATAGGCCGAGGAGCGAGGTTTTTTTATATTAATTTTTACTTTTATAAAGAGTATCAGCCTCATCTTCTCGTATTATTAATGCATATTTTTACTAATGGTATATTTTATTGGAGGTAATGAAATTGAAAACAGCACTAGAACAAATTAAACTGCAAGCAATTTCTGCTTTAGAAAGCTGTCATGACATCAAAGAGCTTGACGACATTCGTGTTAAGTTCCTAGGGAAAAAAGGCGAGCTAACCGGCATTTTGAAAATGATGGGTAAACTTACAGCAGAAGAACGCCCTGCAATGGGTCAACTTGCTAATGAAGTGAGAGAGTTAATTGAATCATCTGTTGCTTCAAAGCTACAATCTTTAAAAGCAGAGGCAATGGAAGCAAAACTTTCTTCAGAGCGTATCGACGTTACTATGCCAGGTACTAAACCAACACTAGGCAAGCCTCACCCGCTCACAATGGTTATGGATGAGATAAAAGAGATCTTCTTAGGTATGGGCTTCAGCGTAGAAAGTGGCCCTGAAGTTGAATTGGATTACTATAACTTTGAAGCATTGAACATTCCAAAAGATCACCCTGCAAGAGATACACAAGATACGTTCTATATCAATGAAAATATCGTTTTAAGAACACAAACATCTCCTGTTCAAATTCGTGTTATGGAGAAAACTGAGCCACCAATCCGCATTATTGCTCCTGGACGTGTATATCGTTCTGATGCTGTAGACGCAACTCACTCTCCATTATTCCATCAAATAGAAGGTCTTGTTGTTGATAAAGGCGTTACAATGGCAGACTTAAAAGGAACATTGGAAATCTTCGTAAAACAACTTTATGGTGAAGATGCTGTTGTTCGTTTTCGTCCACACCACTTCCCATTCACAGAGCCATCCGCAGAAGTTGACGTTATGTGCTTCAGCTGTGGTGGTAAAGGCTGCCGCTTATGTAAAGGCGAAGGTTGGATTGAAATTTTAGGATGTGGTATGGTTCATCCAAAAGTTCTTCAAAACTGCGGTATTGATCCTGAAGTCTATAGTGGTTTTGCATTTGGACTTGGATTAGAGCGTGTTGTTATGCGTCGCTTTAATATTGATGACTTACGTTTATTCTTTGAGAATGACTTAAGATTCCTAGACCAATTTTAAGGGTTATCCCCTATTATAATCGCATTGCGCTGAATAAATTAGATATGATATGTTTTGTGTATTGTTGAGAAGAGTTTGTATATTACTATACTCTATCCGTCAAAGAGGAAGGCAATCTTAGGCTCCTTCCTTGAGGGAGCTGGCACCCGCAGGTGACTGAGGGAGTCTTAATGTTTGGATTTTTTTATCCGTTTTGCACACTAGAATTACACTCCCTACAAAAGTAAAACCTATCATATATCTTGAAAGGATGAACGATAAATGAATTTATCAATGAAATGGTTATCAGATTATGTTGATATAGATGTAAAGCCTCGTGATTATGCCCATGCACTAACTATGTCCGGTTCAAAGGTTGAGGGCTACGAAATCGAAGGCGAAGAGATTACAAACGTTGTAGTCGGAAAAGTATTGGAAATTACTCCGCACCCAGATGCAGACAAACTAGTTGTTTGTAAAATTGATGTTGCCAAAGATGAGCCTTTACAAATTGTAACAGGCGCAAAAAATGTTGTAGTTGGTGCTTTGGTTCCTGTTGCACTAGACGGTTCTACACTCCCACATGGTGTAAAAATTAAAAAAGGCAAGCTTCGTGGCGTTGTGAGCGAAGGTATGCTTTGCTCTGTTGCAGAATTAAATGTTACGGTTCATGATTTCCCATATGCAATTGAAGATGGTATTTTCTTAATTGAAGAAGATTGCAAACCGGGTGATGATATTCATGATGCAATTGGGATTAATGATACGTGTGTTGAATTTGAAATTACATCTAACCGTCCTGATTGCTTAAGCGTTATTGGCTTAGCAAGAGAAACTGCTGCTACTTATGGTGTTCCTTTAAAACTAAATGCACCAGTTGTAAAAGGTAGCGGAGATGACATTAAAAACTATATTTCTGTTGAAGTAAAAAACGCAGAACTTTGCCCAAGATACATTGCAAAAGCAGTGAAAAATGTTAAAATCGAACCATCTCCAAGATGGATGAGAGAAAGACTTCGTGCAAGTGGTGTTCGCCCTATTAATAACCTAGTTGATATTACAAACTATGTTATGTTGGAATATGGTCAACCTCTTCATGCGTTTGATGCTTCTTTCATTGATGGCAAGAAAATCATTGTAAGAAATGCAATGAAGGATGAAAAAATGCAAACACTAGATGGTATTGATCGTGTATTAAACGAGAATATGCTTGTAATTGCCGATGAAAATAAACCACTTGCAGTTGCAGGTGTTATGGGTGGCGAAAACAGTTCCATTATCGATACTACTAAAACCGTTATTTTTGAATCTGCTAATTTCTTAGGCAGCTCTGTTCGTATCACTTCTAAAAACTTAGCTCTTCGTACCGATTCCTCAGGCCGTTTTGAAAAAGGCTTAGATCCACATAATACGTTACCTGCTATTATGCGTGCTTGTGAATTGGTTGAAATGCTTGGTGCGGGTGAAGTGGTTGATGGCATTATTGATGTTGACAACTCTCCAAAAGAACCTGTTAAAATTAAATTAGAATGTGATTGGATTAACAACTTCTTAGGCATTGACTTAGCTCACGACGAAATGATTGCTATGCTTCATAAGCTAGGCTTTGAAGTAAAAAACGAAATGATTATTGTTCCTTCTTTCAGAACAGATGTATTCCACAAAGCTGACGTTGCAGAGGAAGTTGCAAGAATTTATGGCTATGATAAAATTCCAACAACTGCTGTTCGTGGCGTTGCAAGAGGTAAGCTAACAGAAGAACAAAAGTTTGAACGCAAAATTCACAAAGCGTTGCAAGCATCCGGCTGCTATGAAGTATCTACTTACTCCTTTATTAGCCCAAAATATTATGATAAAATCAACCTTCCTGCTGATTCTTCTCTTCGCAACTGTGTAACAATCACAAACCCACTTGGTGAAGATACCAGTGTTATGCGCACCACTACACTTCCATCTATGCTTGAAGTATTATCTCGTAACTACAATAACCGTAACGCACAATTCTATGGTTACGAAATCGGTTCTGAATATATTCCTACAAAAGATGGTGAGCTTCCAAACGAAAATCCACAAGTAACAATCGGTATGTATGGAAATTGTGATTTCTATCAATTAAAAGGTATTGTAGAAACAATGCTTGAACGTTTAGCAGTAAAAGATTGGGATATTCATCCGATTAAAGATGATCCATCATTCCATCCAGGCCGTACAGCTCTGATTACAAAAGGTGATGTTGTAATTGGTATACTCGGTGAAGTTCATCCGCAAGTATTAGTAAACTACAACATTGGAACAAAAGCATATCTTGCAAAATTTGATGTTAACGCAATGTTTAGCCTTGCAAACACAGAAACACAATATAAGCCACTACCAAAATATCCTGCTTCTACTCGTGATTTAAGCTTAATTTGTGATGATGAGCTTCCAATTGTCGAGATTGAAAAAGCAATTAAAGGTGCTGTTGGCAATACATTAGAAGCAGTAAAATTATTTGATGTGTATAAAGGCGCTCAGATTGCCGAAAATAAGAAGAGTGTATCTTATTCTATTATCATGCGCTCCCCAACGCAAACATTAACAGATACCGAAGCTGATGCTGCTATAAAGCGTGTATTAAAGGCACTTGACAAGATTAATGTTACCTTAAGAGCATAATGTAAAAACACATTTGGAAATATTTTTACGTTTCTTGTTGTGAAATTTAGATTTATATAGTATAATAAACCTAATGATATCTAATTACTTTAATAAAATATAGGGAGGCTAACATATGTACGACAAAACAATGACTTTTTCCGTAAACGATGAGAAAGATAATGAAATGAAAAAAATACTCACTACCGTTTATGATGCATTAAGCCAAAAGGGCTATAACCCAATTAGCCAGATCGTCGGTTATATTTTGTCTGAGGATCCTACCTATATCACAACATATAACAACGCTAGAAGCTTAATTCGTCATATTGATCGTGATGAACTGCTACAAGCACTGGTTAAAAATTATCTAGGTGACTAACAATAAAA
It encodes:
- the pheS gene encoding phenylalanine--tRNA ligase subunit alpha — encoded protein: MKTALEQIKLQAISALESCHDIKELDDIRVKFLGKKGELTGILKMMGKLTAEERPAMGQLANEVRELIESSVASKLQSLKAEAMEAKLSSERIDVTMPGTKPTLGKPHPLTMVMDEIKEIFLGMGFSVESGPEVELDYYNFEALNIPKDHPARDTQDTFYINENIVLRTQTSPVQIRVMEKTEPPIRIIAPGRVYRSDAVDATHSPLFHQIEGLVVDKGVTMADLKGTLEIFVKQLYGEDAVVRFRPHHFPFTEPSAEVDVMCFSCGGKGCRLCKGEGWIEILGCGMVHPKVLQNCGIDPEVYSGFAFGLGLERVVMRRFNIDDLRLFFENDLRFLDQF
- the pheT gene encoding phenylalanine--tRNA ligase subunit beta, encoding MNLSMKWLSDYVDIDVKPRDYAHALTMSGSKVEGYEIEGEEITNVVVGKVLEITPHPDADKLVVCKIDVAKDEPLQIVTGAKNVVVGALVPVALDGSTLPHGVKIKKGKLRGVVSEGMLCSVAELNVTVHDFPYAIEDGIFLIEEDCKPGDDIHDAIGINDTCVEFEITSNRPDCLSVIGLARETAATYGVPLKLNAPVVKGSGDDIKNYISVEVKNAELCPRYIAKAVKNVKIEPSPRWMRERLRASGVRPINNLVDITNYVMLEYGQPLHAFDASFIDGKKIIVRNAMKDEKMQTLDGIDRVLNENMLVIADENKPLAVAGVMGGENSSIIDTTKTVIFESANFLGSSVRITSKNLALRTDSSGRFEKGLDPHNTLPAIMRACELVEMLGAGEVVDGIIDVDNSPKEPVKIKLECDWINNFLGIDLAHDEMIAMLHKLGFEVKNEMIIVPSFRTDVFHKADVAEEVARIYGYDKIPTTAVRGVARGKLTEEQKFERKIHKALQASGCYEVSTYSFISPKYYDKINLPADSSLRNCVTITNPLGEDTSVMRTTTLPSMLEVLSRNYNNRNAQFYGYEIGSEYIPTKDGELPNENPQVTIGMYGNCDFYQLKGIVETMLERLAVKDWDIHPIKDDPSFHPGRTALITKGDVVIGILGEVHPQVLVNYNIGTKAYLAKFDVNAMFSLANTETQYKPLPKYPASTRDLSLICDDELPIVEIEKAIKGAVGNTLEAVKLFDVYKGAQIAENKKSVSYSIIMRSPTQTLTDTEADAAIKRVLKALDKINVTLRA
- a CDS encoding IreB family regulatory phosphoprotein yields the protein MYDKTMTFSVNDEKDNEMKKILTTVYDALSQKGYNPISQIVGYILSEDPTYITTYNNARSLIRHIDRDELLQALVKNYLGD